The following is a genomic window from Pseudomonadota bacterium.
ATCTCTTCTTTGCCCATGTCCTTCATGGTCTTTCCTCCGTCACCTGCTGTCGCCGCGAGGGCGACGTCGACAGCTCGCAGCATCGCGGCCGTACGCTGCGCGCGAGCGGCCAGATCCTTGCGCTGTCTTTCGAGAGCCGCACGTCGATCAAAGCTCGGATCGTCGAGGAAACGCTTGATCGCCTCGAGCGGCATCCCGAGCTCACGCCCTACGAGGATCTGCTGAAGGCGCAACAGGTCGTCATCGCCGTAGATCCGGTACCCTGCTCCCGTGCGGCCCGATGGCGGGAGCAGCCCAATTTCGTCGTAGTGGTGAAGCGCGCGCACGGACACGCCGGCGATGCGCGCGACCTCCTTCACCCGATACGTGCGGCTCTTTGCCATGCGCAAGAACCTACGGCCTCACGTCGCGTAAGGGTCAAGCGAATCTCGATCGAAACCACGAGCCCTAACGTAAGGACCGCCCACACCATAACCTGTGCAGATCGCAGAGGAGCGGGCGTCGCCGGCGAGGCGCGACGACGAGGAATACGGCGGGTATTTCGAGGAGGAGCACCACAGCCAGCGGCGTTTGGAGCCTGCGAGGTGGGCAGGCTATTTCGTGGCGGGTCCCAACTCGCCGGCGGCCTGACCTGGCGACTGCTCGCGTTCGAGTCGCGCTAGCAGGGGAGACCCTGTGGTCGTGATCTCATCCCGCAGAAAGCGGCAGCGCGGTTCGGCGCGCTCGAGGTAGCGTGCGAGCAGCTCGCGCCGGTCGCTGTGTTGCCTCGCTTGCTCCAGCAGCACCTCGGAGATCGCTTCGTCGGCGAGCAGGCGCGTCAGGCGCTCCGCGTGCAGCATGGCATGCGGAAAATCGCGCTTGGGGTCCCAGTTCTTGAAGAAAGCGGACGGCCACTCGCTGAGCGGACGCCCGGCAAGGGACTGCAATTTGCCTTTCGCAGTCCTGGTGATCAGATGGTTTTGCGCGCCCATGGAAAGGAGCTGGATCCGCGCCACACGCCGCTCCAGCGGGTCGGACGCCGACAGCGAGCGAAACCGCGCCTGGGCCATGCGGCGCACGAACTGCTGCGGGTTCTTCACGATGCCGCCGAGGGTGTCCTTCATGGCCATCAGCGCCTGGATCTGGCTCGTGCCCTCGTAGATGGGCATCGCCATGGCGTCGCGCAGCAGCTTCTCAGCGCCGTACTCGGTCATGTAGCCGTTGCCTCCATGGATTTGGAGACAGCGGCGCGCCATCTCCACCGCCTTTTCAGCAGCCAGGTACTTGAGCAAAGGCGTGATTCTCCTTGCTCTGTGCGTGTAGCCCTCTTCCTGTTGCCCGAGCCGCCTTTGCTGGACCTCGTCCTGGGTCGCCGCCCGAGCCGCCCGCAGCTTGCGGCTCATCTCTTCGAACCAGGCACCTTTCATGGCCATGGCTCTAAGGCCTTGGATGTCGGTGCGCATCTCGTCCAGGTAGTCCGCTATCATCTCATGCCGGTCGATGCTCTTGCCCATGCTGGAGCGCTCGGCTGCGTAGTCCCGGGCCATTCGATAGGCGGCCTCGCACACCCCGATGGCTTCGAACCCCACTCCGATGCGCGCGCCGTTCATAAGCAGGAGCATCAGTTCAAAGCCCTCGCCTCGCTTGCCGATGAGCCTTGCCGGCGCGTCTTCGAAATTCAGGGATGCGGTAACCGAAGCGTGGTGTCCGAGCTTGTGCTCGACACGCTCGAGACGCACGATCCTGCGACGGCTGCCATCTGCGCCCTGTTCGTACGCGGGCACGAGAAACATCGAGAGCCCCTTCAGTCCGGAGAGCGGGTCGGTCGAATCCTGAACCCTCTCGGTACGCGCGATCACGAAGTGGTATTTCCCATGCCCGGACGTGATGAAGATCTTGTGCCCGCTGAGCCGCCAGTTGCCGTGCTCATCCTGCGTCGCCACGCTCTCGAGCTGCGCCATGTCGCTGCCAGCGTCCGGCTCGGTTATGTCCATGCATCCCCAGGCCTCGCCCCGCACGATCTCATCCATTTCCTTCCGGAAGCGCGTCTTTCGGACGCGACCATCCGCCTCGAATTCCGTCGTGCCCTCCATGATCGAAAACAGCAGCATGGCTGTCGCCATGCCCCCATGAAAACCGTAGTGCGCTGTCATTCCGACGTCGGCTCGTGCGAACAGCTCGCCGTTGACGAAGTAGA
Proteins encoded in this region:
- a CDS encoding acyl-CoA dehydrogenase family protein, which encodes MSNYFSDNEDLRFYFERGIAWEPLIELTEHGFRAQDGFDNADEAVAFYREIAVLVGGFVANEMAPHAAAIDRAGARLERGEVVVPARMEAIFEQLKELDVHGMCLPRELGGLNCPLMLYFVNGELFARADVGMTAHYGFHGGMATAMLLFSIMEGTTEFEADGRVRKTRFRKEMDEIVRGEAWGCMDITEPDAGSDMAQLESVATQDEHGNWRLSGHKIFITSGHGKYHFVIARTERVQDSTDPLSGLKGLSMFLVPAYEQGADGSRRRIVRLERVEHKLGHHASVTASLNFEDAPARLIGKRGEGFELMLLLMNGARIGVGFEAIGVCEAAYRMARDYAAERSSMGKSIDRHEMIADYLDEMRTDIQGLRAMAMKGAWFEEMSRKLRAARAATQDEVQQRRLGQQEEGYTHRARRITPLLKYLAAEKAVEMARRCLQIHGGNGYMTEYGAEKLLRDAMAMPIYEGTSQIQALMAMKDTLGGIVKNPQQFVRRMAQARFRSLSASDPLERRVARIQLLSMGAQNHLITRTAKGKLQSLAGRPLSEWPSAFFKNWDPKRDFPHAMLHAERLTRLLADEAISEVLLEQARQHSDRRELLARYLERAEPRCRFLRDEITTTGSPLLARLEREQSPGQAAGELGPATK